A section of the Glandiceps talaboti chromosome 8, keGlaTala1.1, whole genome shotgun sequence genome encodes:
- the LOC144439516 gene encoding solute carrier family 35 member G1-like: MPDPDSPVSHSSEERFQYNDRTPILSEKKPVSNGDERGRFFDEKSSDQLTRRERYKQWMKSALGIVLALTSGCSFAIGYMFAAFALMVLTPFQTVFIVQGIIGLIMIPPIIMFKIDVLLNSHRDRLLLIANGIGYTIGEAGLYFALANLPIGNVNAIFMGSLPIITAILSTIFLREPWRCVHGVVAVINIAGILLISQPTFIFGERDDHSHSLNANHTLSISVEAFGYLSTVGGATGYAMSYITCRALSDDVSMLTIILWDSIVAGVICSTLTFSFENPKWKISGRNYGMIVGIAIFDCIGHWMAFRSVQLENAATASLLFNFEVVVSYTLDYFVFGTHIGWFEIGGVALILLSACVISAVTWKENQAKQHEVKENDNGYMEFKSLD, from the exons ATGCCAGATCCGGACAGTCCTGTGAGTCACAGCAGTGAAGAACGCTTTCAATATAATGATAGAACACCTATCTTATCAGAAAAGAAG CCAGTAAGTAATGGAGACGAACGAGGACGTTTCTTCGATGAAAAAAGTTCTGATCAGCTAACTCGTCGAGAACGCTATAAGCAATGGATGAAATCGGCACTGGGAATCGTCTTGGCCCTGACATCTGGATGTTCATTCGCTATCGGCTACATGTTTGCTGCCTTTGCATTGATGGTTCTTACACCTTTCCAAACTGTATTCATAGTCCAGGGCATCATCGGTCTTATTATGATTCCACCAATCATCATGTTTAAAATAGATGTGCTGCTAAACTCTCACAGAGACCGTTTACTCTTAATAGCTAATGGCATTGGCTACACTATAGGAGAGGCGGGTCTCTACTTCGCCTTGGCCAATCTTCCCATTGGTAACGTAAATGCAATCTTTATGGGTTCTCTTCCCATCATCACGGCCATCCTCAGTACTATCTTTCTCCGGGAACCATGGAGATGTGTTCACGGTGTCGTAGCAGTAATTAACATTGCTGGTATCCTTCTTATCTCTCAACCCACTTTTATTTTCGGAGAACGTGATGATCACAGTCACAGCTTAAATGCCAATCACACTTTGAGCATAAGTGTTGAAGCCTTCGGATACCTGTCAACCGTAGGTGGCGCTACAGGCTACGCAATGTCCTACATTACCTGTCGGGCTTTATCAGACGATGTGAGTATGTTGACAATCATTCTATGGGACTCCATCGTCGCTGGAGTGATTTGCAGCACACTTactttttcttttgaaaatccTAAATGGAAGATCAGTGGGAGAAACTACGGAATGATAGTTGGCATAGCAATATTTGACTGTATCGGGCACTGGATGGCGTTCCGAAGTGTCCAACTTGAGAATGCGGCTACAGCAAGTTTGCTGTTCAACTTTGAAGTAGTTGTGTCGTATACGCTGGACTATTTCGTTTTCGGTACACACATCGGATGGTTTGAGATTGGTGGTGTGGCTTTGATTCTGTTAAGTGCATGCGTGATATCGGCGGTGACTTGGAAAGAAAACCAGGCAAAACAGCACGAAGTTAAAGAGAACGATAATGGGTACATGGAATTCAAATCACTTGATTAA